The sequence tattatttaattatgcTGAAATgatatgtttttatattctatGATAAAGTTAAAAAGtacattataaataaattactaaaatgtttttattttttttttttttgcaacaatttaatttgaaattaaaaaaaggcAATGAAATAGAGAAAACTTAATCCTTTAAGATATTTGAAATaagttttaaattttatggCATTTCTAGTTTTGaaatcatcttttttttatacattttactccattatattttttttttttttttttttgtatcttTTAACGTTGTGTATTAACATTATACATTGTCTATAATATCACATATAAATATCTATGTTATagttgtaattttttttttttttaagaattgtttgttttaatttaataaagtaTTCACTTCAAATGAATTATATGTTTTGAATccttatattttctattttttattatttttttttgtttatttcatttacgttatataattgtaaaattattatatattcattttctaaattacAGCAACCCTATTTGTTTTTTAGTACATAtggtttaaatttttttttataattagtttaattgatttaattttattttaattcatttttttttttttattttataattaaaaggtgtatatctatatttttatacttttaagTTCTACATTGATTTaatggttttttttttttgttctccattgtttttttaagtaatatatttctttatttctatataCATCATTTTTTCTACTACATTTTCCTTCGAAGgcatatatgtatttataaattaaaaaaaatggatataAGGCATGTGAAGGGCTGCCAATATTATGAAAGAGAAAACATAAGCGATTGTGaagatgatataaaaaaaatgatgaataaattattatatgagagaaaaaagaattttcaGGAACAAGATAATTATTGTCACAATCCTTCAGTAAATATTTGTCCTAATGTTTACTGTAATATTTATACAGATTTATATAATTGGTTTGGTTTTAAGCATTGTATGAAAATAGATACAGAAAATTTGAATACTTGTTTTACTGATATAACAAATGGAGGTGTAGGGTATTATGAGAAGTTGATAGTTTTAGGAGGAAGGATTTTAGAATTATATAGtgaattacatttttttaataaatataattatgaaaaagatGAAGAGGTTGTTGATGATCTGAGAAGTATTAAATCAATTAAAGAAGttgtttttcattatttatatgttcAAAAGAGGAAAAATCGTGTGGTATACAGGAAcagtttatatttatttggatactcatatttatatactcctttattttttaataataaaaattctataataaaatatgtaaaagcTTGCGTAGCATATGCAGTTAAATTTAGTGGATCAAATATTTTCTCTTGGATGCCTTCATTAATAGAGCACATCTATCACTCGCAAAAACTAAAAGTTTCAGAAATAGAACAAGAAAATGAACTCATACAAAATTTACAAGAATATTTAGGTTATCCTTTTGATTATATAATACCAAGAATAAATGAATGTTTTAGTCAccacaatatatatattagtaatTCTCATTTAACAGGGTTGCAAATCATTAGAATATTTGctaatgaatatttttctcttttggCAGAcgtaaataaataaaaatatatttttttatataaatttataattttacacTTTTGTgaacattattattttctaattcatatatatatatttacattatttcAATTGTATGATAGaaatgaaattataattttttttttaataatatttgatACACTGatgaaaaaggaaaagaaagtatattttaattcataCGTATTTTCtgttaatttataataaagataactttatataattaattttacaaaaaaataatgtttcatttttcatttttcttcgTTAACTTAGGATGTAGGTGTTTACGGGAAAGAAAAGGCTATATGGGTAAGAGAAGAAACTGAAGCCTTTTTAAATTCAAATTGCATAGAAATATTTAGTGGATGCATGATgtcaatgaataaatatttaaatgagaaaaatgtaaaaatatctaagataagaaatatttttgaaatgaTATTATCTTCGTGTTGGGTAATaggaaatgaaaaaaaaaataaaatatgggTTAGCGCATTAATACAAAGATTAAGGCAAATACAACTATTAACTCAAATAACTACTATAGAAAAATGGTCTTatagtataaaaaaatataatgatataaatataaataattttgtaaatgacatttataattttaataatataaatggaAGTATATTGTCTCCTTTTCaattacaaaatataaacaCATATTTGCCTGCAAAGGAAACTCAATTAAAGCGAATCCCTTATTATACTACGCTGGcagataaatataaagatcGTTTTCATCAAaatgatgataaaaatataaagagcAAAAATgatcataaaatttataatgttTTAAATAGTATTTCCAACAATTTATCTAAACATTTTAAGCCAAGGAAACAGAAAATTATAACTTCAccaaatgtaaaaaaaattattcatgtAAATAATAGGAACCTACCTACAGGTTAagcaaaaataatttatatatatatatttatatacatatttttttaggaaactataaataaaaaaaaaaatcttcatGCGTCATATACTtttactttaatttttaaattttatttattttatactaATATAGCTAGAAACTATAATAATTCGAAATATTGTTGTTCCTATGAGGATTTATCGGGATATGAGGTAGATAAAGACACATATGACgaaaatgaagatgaagatgaagtGGAAGTGCAAGAAGAAGATGATGTAGAAGAATATGAAGATgagaatgaagaaaaaataaaaaataaaaataatggaaTACCAATtaagataaaatatattaaagattccaataatgatgaaaattcTAAATATGTTATAGAGATACCAAAAAAGGATCTGAAAGGGAAAGGAAATAATAATCATATAAAAGCTGGTATGATAAAATTAGAAAACAGTtttgcataatatttaaaaaaaaaaaatataataaaattaacataataaattattaaaaaagtaatttataTGAGAAAGCCAGTTCATTAAAACTTATGctctttacttttttttactttattattcgataattatctttaaaagaataatttaaaaataacatactttaaatatttttacatattattttgtttttagtGCTTTGGGGAAATAGCAAAAAGGGCTTAGAAATAAAGATACCAACTACAAAAAACAGATGaccataaaataaaataaattttataaaataattatatacatctgtacaaaaataatatatatgtaatttctgttaatttaaaattttttttgtatttatatttaattttccaTAGTAAAAAGAACTATATGTTTATTAATTTACTcacataaaaaaagtatatatatatgtattcatattgcccttttttttttgttgaagGTGaggtttaattttttttttttttttttatctacttctatgtatatattttttttttaaatttaagatTCATTTACGTTATCTTAGTTTTATAATTCTAAGGAAATGAACTCAATGCAATTCTATCCCATTAAAagatgttttaaaaaaaagtttatagatataataaaattaagagaagagaaaaaaaaagaaaaataattcataattttacattttattttatatatatatatatggggAAAAAAAACTCAAACATGATCTATTTAAacgtttaaaaaaaatatagtaaaaaattgcaaaaaaaaaaaaaaattatagaataTAATTTGTaggaatattttaaaaaaaaattgtattagttaattcacaaaaaaaaaataacaggaaaaaaaaaaaaatacaattgatatatattagttttattatttttaaaaattaaattaaatttttttagctttaaaaaaaaaaaaataataataattaaaaaaacaaaagaatttataaattgatgaaaatataaGATAGTGGAATATTGTAGATTGCTAATAaattaaggaaaaaaaaaaaaaaatggaaaaattaAGTATGAATAAGACTAAATTAGCCCTTACATTATTGGGAGGTTTGTGTTCTTTTGCATTTTATCATTTGAgaagaaaatttaacttttcatatattttattttcaaaaaaatggTTTAGTGAATATTCCTTAATGTGGCCAGGCCAAGCCTTTAGTTtagagataaaaaaaataatttaccaAACTAAATCAAAATTCCaagtaattttatattttattttttttaatatatatgtgcATACTACATTTATATGGAAAATATGAACATTAAAGACGTTTTCagttatttttaatgtttaaAGAATGATACATTTTAAGGCTGatattaacaaaattttatttatactacttttaattaaatatatataaataaaaacatatatatatagttaaaACTATAGTATTTATTCTATATTCCAatactaaaataaaattatttaatttttattttatattaagaaTACAAAaccttttaatatttattaataaattattcattttattttattttttttatatgtagaATGTTTTAGTTTTTGAAAGTAAAACATTTGGAAATGTATTAGTTTTAGATGGAGTAATACAATTAACAGAAAAAGATGAGTTTTCATATCATGAAATGATGACGCATATACCTATGACTGTACATGAAAGTGCTAAGAATATTTTAGTTGTTGGAGGAGGTGATGGAGGAATAATACGTGAATTATGTAAATATGAATGTGTTGAAAATATTGATATTTGCGAAATAGATGAAAAGGTTATAGAAGTAtccaaaaaatattttaaaaatattagttGCGGGTTTAGTGATAAAAGAGTACACATTTTTATTGAAGATGCTAGTATATTTTTAGATGATATAACAAATACATATGATGTTATAATTATAGACAGCTCTGATCCAATTGGACCCGCTGAAACATTATTTaatcaaaaattttatgaaaaagtatataatGCCTTAAAACCTAATGGAGTTTGCATAGCTCAagtaattaaatatattttttatatacacttatttaatgtttttgctatattatcatattatttttctttatcttaACAGTGTGAATCTATATGGATACATGTTGGAACAATAAAAAGAATGATAAGtttcacaaaaaaaatatttaaaaaagtggAATATGCAAATATTAGTATTCCTACATATCCATGTGGATGCATAGGTAGAatgatttataaataaataataataattaatatatatatatatatatatatttttgcatGTCCAATTGATTTAAGTCATATATTTCATAACAAATAAAGGAAATATGaagaataaattaattttttatattataatagtttttttctatttttttatggtTTCCTTCAattgaaaatgataattacataaatatataatatagaaaaaaagttttagtactaaatatattttttatgcttAAGtgtcttttaattttatatattataatgatCATTTagattattaaattttacaattattaaaatatatatatttttttttattatatacttatatactatatttctatttttttttaattattaaaatatttaagtgCTTAActgcatatattttttgcatgtagttccttttatttttaattttacactatttacatatatatatatatatatatatatatatatatatatatatatataagtatatatataattatttattttcttttattttttatgtatatatttaattccttttttttttaataggtTTACTTTGTTGTTCTAAAACAGATAATGGTTTATCAAAACCAATTAAAAAACTAGATTCAAAAGAATTTGaagatttaaaatattatagcTATGAAAATCACATAGCCTCCTTTAAATTACCAACATTtgttttaaaagaaattaaaaatgcttaataatttttaattcaatattttaatatttcattaatattacatttttttttttttcatatcattatatatataaattcattGACATGAAGTACATTAGtggaaaaattaatatgaattatttaatatttgaGTTATACCTTAAAATagaacttattttttttactttgtttttatttttacatgtTATATAAGTTTCATGTGAAATCGCATGCAAAGATAgcataaaaacaaaaaataatatttttttaaaataaagtattattatttctacatagaatttattaaatttgcaatttaaataaagttgaaaattttaaaaaaaaaaataataaaataaaatatagaaCTTATTagaaatatactttttttcaaGCAACATTTATGTAGTATGATTTTTTTCCCcgttttaatttaaattaaatttaaagagTACTTTATGATTGTATTGCATGAATtcagttttaaaaaaaaaatctacaAAATCTATGTCtttgttttaataaaatattaaaattagcttggtattaatatttaacaaaaaataatttatagtTATATATCcgtttaaattaaaaaaaaaaaaaaaattcttttgtCACAATTCAATGTATTAGATAAaagttataaattttttaaagaaaagttgtaatttaaaatatttattatatatatataaatagatattttttttttattttttatgcaCTAACGCTTTTTTTGTATATGAAGAAGAAGCATGCACTTTTTTCTGTTTCTATATcgttttaattttaataatgcGAAGTAAtgcaataattttattattttttttttttttaagttaccgacaaaaaataaaaaagaaatttattaaaatattttaaattcgtttttgttaaaaatttttaataatttcaagggattgttaaaaaaaaataattttttttttttttttaatcttgaaataatttttattttaatctaatttttttattttaatctttaatttttaaacttttttttctattaatatcttctgattttaattcaaattagtAAAACTTTAAtcttttttaagaattttgatattttaataaattattttagtaattctaattctttattttttccttttttctattttttctattttttctatttttaatttcaaaatGATAAGAATAGTAGTAgcattatttttctttgcCTATACATATGCCTTTAATATTACGGATGGCCCCTTAAATCAAGAAAAGTTATTCAAAGCAGTACTTGAAGTAAAAAATACTAGACATCAAAATTTCGTAGATATGATGAATAATGAATCTTCCTCAAACGAAGAAGAAAGAACCTttgaaaatgaattaaaaaagaatggATATGTATGTTTATTCAGTAAATTTGatattgtttttaaaaattcttcaagatcatttaatgaattattagATAATGGTAATGAAGATATTCTAAAAGAAGCTGCTAACGATTTCAAAATTAAGTTGATTCAAgta comes from Plasmodium relictum strain SGS1 genome assembly, chromosome: 9 and encodes:
- a CDS encoding spermidine synthase, putative, yielding MEKLSMNKTKLALTLLGGLCSFAFYHLRRKFNFSYILFSKKWFSEYSLMWPGQAFSLEIKKIIYQTKSKFQNVLVFESKTFGNVLVLDGVIQLTEKDEFSYHEMMTHIPMTVHESAKNILVVGGGDGGIIRELCKYECVENIDICEIDEKVIEVSKKYFKNISCGFSDKRVHIFIEDASIFLDDITNTYDVIIIDSSDPIGPAETLFNQKFYEKVYNALKPNGVCIAQCESIWIHVGTIKRMISFTKKIFKKVEYANISIPTYPCGCIGLLCCSKTDNGLSKPIKKLDSKEFEDLKYYSYENHIASFKLPTFVLKEIKNA